In Artemia franciscana chromosome 8, ASM3288406v1, whole genome shotgun sequence, a genomic segment contains:
- the LOC136030412 gene encoding uncharacterized protein LOC136030412, producing MCLFAIILQQPVETLMSKLKGKQKHLVLNLFHLLSSFGSVATWRGIWTIFPRYIFHEDPVHSNIIMASVGFGGLTLLNVSQSSINKGIYRDGDGNAGEPVELSYKYFKDLIFQEKESSKSPSTLDTPCTEVEFIYEVKQRLSVV from the exons ATGTGCTTATTTGCTATCATATTACAGCAACCAGTGGAAACTTTAATGTCAAAATTGAAGGGCAAGCAAAAGCATCTAGTATTAAATTTGTTTCACTTGCTATCTTCTTTTGGATCTGTCGCAACATGGAGAGGAATATGGACTATTTTTCCCAGATATATTTTCCATG AGGATCCAGTCCACTCAAATATAATCATGGCCAGTGTCGGGTTCGGAGGATTGACGCTACTAAACGTGTCCCAGTCTTCCATAAATAAAGGGATATACAGAGATGGAGATGGTAATGCTGGAGAGCCAGTAGAGCTTTCATACAAGTATTTTAAGGATCTG atatttcaaGAAAAAGAATCTAGCAAATCACCATCTACATTAGATACGCCGTGTACAGAAgttgaatttatttatgaagTTAAACAGAGACTCAGTGttgtataa